In the Gammaproteobacteria bacterium genome, one interval contains:
- a CDS encoding ABC-type transport auxiliary lipoprotein family protein produces the protein MRHLRLLGVTALLVLSACAKAPPVPTDTYYRLTAPQVGAATKLTTGIILVRPLMGDGLHSDRAILHAEDAQGAVLTQYSYHFWTEAPPRMIQHQLIDYLRAAQSGRMVVGELDGGPALTVSGRIKEFERLDGGSQTTVRVDLELRLDDAHGQPLLVQDYSEHVPAGGDDLGSTATAFDQALNTLFTRFLADASKAVAADH, from the coding sequence ATGAGACATTTGCGCCTACTGGGCGTGACCGCGTTGCTGGTTTTGTCGGCATGTGCCAAGGCGCCACCGGTGCCCACGGACACGTATTACCGCCTGACCGCGCCCCAGGTGGGCGCCGCAACAAAGCTGACCACGGGCATCATCCTGGTGCGGCCGCTGATGGGTGACGGCCTGCATTCGGACCGCGCCATCCTTCATGCCGAGGATGCGCAGGGCGCGGTGCTCACGCAGTACAGCTATCATTTCTGGACTGAGGCGCCACCACGGATGATCCAGCACCAGTTGATCGATTATCTGCGCGCCGCGCAGTCCGGGCGGATGGTTGTGGGCGAACTGGATGGCGGGCCGGCGCTGACTGTTTCCGGGCGCATCAAAGAATTCGAACGTCTGGATGGCGGTAGTCAAACGACCGTTCGCGTCGATCTGGAATTGCGCCTGGATGATGCGCATGGGCAGCCGCTGCTGGTGCAGGATTACAGCGAGCATGTCCCCGCCGGCGGCGATGATTTGGGCAGCACGGCGACGGCCTTCGATCAGGCCCTGAACACCCTCTTTACCCGCTTTCTAGCCGATGCCTCCAAAGCGGTCGCCGCCGATCACTGA